One window from the genome of bacterium encodes:
- a CDS encoding tetratricopeptide repeat protein has protein sequence MKKTSPKNKIDELLEKLETAMEDAEKVDILSCLAGELLYSNPKEAKKYAEEGLEIAKSIDFEKGIGYCQRFIGIIYHVHADYPLALEYLHKSLEIAESLGDRDGISKCLNNIALVHRAQGDYSQALEYLFKSREIREELSDKKGICICLTNIGTVYWYQEDYSQALDCFRKALEIAEELDDKNAISACLSGIGIIHRIQGNYPESLKYNKRSLEIAKQLKDRKAISRSQINIGNIYIETEENDKAIDYLTKGLNLAIEIDALDWQKNA, from the coding sequence GTGAAAAAAACATCGCCAAAAAACAAAATCGATGAACTTCTGGAAAAACTGGAAACGGCAATGGAAGACGCCGAGAAAGTCGATATTCTGAGCTGTCTTGCCGGGGAGTTGCTGTATTCCAACCCCAAAGAAGCAAAAAAATACGCCGAGGAAGGATTGGAAATCGCTAAATCTATCGATTTCGAAAAGGGAATCGGATACTGCCAAAGATTCATCGGAATTATCTATCACGTCCATGCTGATTACCCATTGGCTTTAGAATATTTGCACAAATCCTTGGAAATCGCGGAAAGCTTAGGCGATAGAGACGGTATTTCTAAATGCCTGAATAATATCGCGCTTGTTCATCGAGCGCAGGGCGATTATTCACAGGCGCTGGAGTATTTATTCAAATCGCGCGAAATAAGAGAAGAACTTTCCGATAAAAAGGGAATCTGCATTTGCCTTACTAATATCGGAACTGTTTATTGGTATCAAGAAGACTATTCTCAGGCTCTGGACTGCTTCCGAAAAGCATTAGAAATCGCGGAAGAATTAGACGACAAAAATGCAATTTCTGCCTGTCTGTCCGGAATTGGTATCATTCATAGAATACAGGGAAATTATCCAGAGTCGTTGAAGTATAATAAAAGATCTTTGGAAATTGCTAAACAACTGAAAGATAGGAAAGCTATTTCACGTAGCCAAATCAATATCGGGAATATATATATCGAAACCGAAGAGAACGATAAGGCAATCGATTACTTAACAAAAGGTCTGAATCTGGCGATTGAGATCGACGCGCTGGATTGGCAAAAGAATGC